The Microbacterium limosum genome contains a region encoding:
- a CDS encoding HAD hydrolase-like protein — MPEKSPWSCVLWDVDGTIIDASEGILRRLTTTLEHFGRPAPTRAELVHWIGPPMFESFQAQAGMDPELAATAVSWYRELGAAEGFTAGAKVFDGMADLIHELSDAGVPQATASSKPERQVRILMEHFALEPCFATLVGATPDERTLSRKADIVAEALRRLDAAGIDTSRPVLVGDRHHDVEGGAEHGLPVIFVRWGFSWPHESEGAAAVADDVSALRSLLLPPAR; from the coding sequence ATGCCCGAGAAATCCCCCTGGTCCTGCGTCCTCTGGGACGTCGACGGCACGATCATCGATGCGTCGGAGGGGATCCTGCGCCGGCTGACGACCACCCTCGAGCACTTCGGCCGACCCGCGCCGACCCGCGCCGAGCTGGTTCACTGGATCGGCCCCCCGATGTTCGAGTCCTTCCAGGCGCAGGCAGGCATGGACCCCGAGCTGGCCGCCACCGCCGTCAGCTGGTACCGCGAGCTCGGCGCAGCGGAGGGCTTCACCGCGGGAGCCAAGGTTTTCGACGGCATGGCCGACCTCATCCACGAGCTTTCGGATGCCGGTGTGCCGCAGGCGACCGCGAGCAGCAAGCCGGAACGCCAGGTGCGCATACTCATGGAGCATTTCGCCCTCGAGCCCTGCTTCGCGACCCTCGTGGGCGCGACGCCCGACGAGCGCACGCTGAGCCGCAAGGCCGACATCGTCGCCGAGGCGCTGCGACGCCTGGATGCCGCGGGCATCGACACCTCGCGACCCGTGCTCGTCGGCGACCGGCACCACGACGTCGAGGGCGGCGCCGAGCACGGCCTGCCCGTCATCTTCGTGCGGTGGGGCTTCAGCTGGCCGCACGAGTCCGAGGGCGCGGCTGCGGTCGCCGACGACGTCTCGGCGCTTCGCTCCCTCCTGCTACCCCCGGCTCGCTAG